From a single Solenopsis invicta isolate M01_SB chromosome 4, UNIL_Sinv_3.0, whole genome shotgun sequence genomic region:
- the LOC105204288 gene encoding uncharacterized protein LOC105204288, translating into MDAAYDVVLRTGLPPGCHTVCYADDTLVVAGGTSWEQAVARANWAMVRTTLKYLGLTLDGRWGFVEHFDDLAPRVGKRANAFRGLMPNLRGPGIGARCAYMHAVMSGALYGAPVWCGAMGASSKIRKHLHDVQRLLALCIARAYRASPNDALMVLAGVPPAEFLATARATLYARVKASRLRGNDIALRTMASWRERARRRTIEEWRNHLVENPPTVGTRVLEAVLPHLEEWVDRPWGGLSYRITQVLTGHGCFGEYLCRIQKEPTARCHHCEAEVDSAQHTLEHCPAWDELRRVLIDEVGEDLSLRAVVAKMVLRKSCWKAVASFCE; encoded by the exons ATGGACGCCGCTTACGACGTCGTTCTCCGCACGGGCCTTCCCCCCGGCTGCCACACGGTGTGCTACGCCGATGACACGTTAGTGGTGGCCGGGGGAACCTCCTGGGAGCAAGCGGTCGCGAGAGCCAATTGGGCGATG GTGAGGACAACCCTTAAATACCTGGGGTTGACCCTGGACGGCCGGTGGGGTTTCGTCGAACACTTCGACGATCTAGCCCCACGGGTGGGCAAGAGGGCCAATGCCTTCAGAGGTCttatgcccaacctccggggcccGGGTATAGGTGCGAGATGCGCGTACATGCACGCTGTCATGTCCGGGGCGCTATACGGCGCTCCGGTCTGGTGCGGGGCGATGGGGGCCAGCAGCAAGATTAGAAAACACTTGCACGATGTGCAAAGGCTGCTGGCCCTATGCATTGCGCGCGCATATCGCGCCTCTCCTAACGACGCCTTAATGGTCCTGGCGGGAGTGCCGCCAGCGGAGTTCCTGGCAACGGCTCGAGCAACCCTCTATGCTCGGGTCAAGGCCTCCCGCCTACGGGGCAACGACATTGCCCTGAGAACCATGGCgtcgtggagagagagagcccgtcgGCGGACGATCGAGGAATGGCGCAACCACCTCGTCGAAAACCCGCCGACAGTGGGCACCCGGGTACTGGAGGCCGTCCTCCCCCACCTGGAGGAGTGGGTAGACCGCCCATGGGGCGGTCTATCATACAGGATaacgcaggtgctcaccggacatGGTTGTTTCGGGGAGTACCTGTGTAGAATCCAAAAAGAGCCGACCGCGCGTTGCCACCACTGTGAGGCGGAGGTGGACtctgcgcagcacacgctggagcaTTGTCCAGCGTGGGACGAGCTGCGCAGAGTCCTCATTGACGAAGTCGGGGAAGACCTCTCCTTGAGGGCTGTCGTTGCCAAGATGGTCCTCAGAAAGAGTTGCTGGAAGGCggtcgcctccttctgcgaatAG